The following are encoded together in the Patescibacteria group bacterium genome:
- a CDS encoding putative glycoside hydrolase: MKKILLFFTLFLFSGLTLIGVRPVSAAESPYLKMHGKIFENISRPRFLDNLTAENPLYLFSNPFVDTSILTSGKIQEIHSRLPQIKVILHLLCCTLFDNKEVDSIPPGKIHADLQNSQGQFDNFWTNHRDAFMKNSGGGYVYYKIEKTGNYWFYEGDGHLMDPANSFYQNFLYGKIKHYIDAGYDGVYLDLMYPNFMQKFYYSKPFINGHAITRDEWNSKLISLSRSLQDRKNNDPDPTMKKALIITNSVGGGPGDGSDPVDRIQFNRDLQTQGVQIENPFADYRTMTTGDWLGTVNRIRDITALRNNQLRGWLNFHASEQFPNQEECDRHGLFTYASYLLGNQSPLFAFQFECAMGPGIHTEPTQNLTRIRLGNPVGPYRQTSFLYRRDYDNGLVLVNPTDTQRTYQPAVPLFNPYTSAVYPANSTIHVATRSGLVLLKNPARNPADLTDEGDTPGNQVNIYDYNLLVADFGKTGSPGFIAADIIKDGRVDIFDYNILVENFER; the protein is encoded by the coding sequence ATGAAAAAAATATTGCTATTTTTCACTCTTTTCCTTTTTTCCGGCTTGACACTTATAGGAGTTCGCCCCGTATCCGCGGCCGAATCGCCGTATCTCAAAATGCACGGCAAGATTTTCGAAAACATTTCCCGCCCCCGATTTCTTGATAATCTTACCGCTGAAAATCCCCTCTATCTCTTTAGTAATCCTTTTGTGGATACAAGCATCCTTACCTCCGGAAAAATCCAGGAAATCCACTCCCGTCTCCCCCAAATTAAAGTTATCCTCCATCTACTCTGCTGCACCCTGTTTGATAACAAAGAGGTTGATAGTATCCCGCCAGGGAAAATCCACGCCGATCTTCAAAATTCCCAAGGACAATTTGATAACTTCTGGACAAATCACCGTGATGCTTTTATGAAAAACAGTGGTGGTGGATATGTTTATTACAAAATTGAAAAAACGGGTAACTATTGGTTTTATGAGGGTGACGGGCACCTCATGGATCCGGCGAACTCCTTTTATCAGAATTTCCTATATGGCAAAATTAAACACTACATTGATGCTGGTTATGACGGCGTCTACCTTGACCTTATGTATCCTAACTTCATGCAAAAGTTTTATTACTCCAAACCTTTCATAAACGGCCACGCCATCACGCGGGACGAGTGGAACAGCAAACTCATCAGCTTAAGCCGCTCCCTCCAAGACCGCAAAAACAACGACCCGGACCCAACAATGAAAAAGGCGCTTATTATCACCAACAGCGTCGGCGGCGGACCCGGGGACGGGAGCGACCCTGTCGACCGCATCCAGTTTAACCGGGATCTCCAGACGCAGGGAGTACAGATTGAAAACCCGTTTGCCGATTATCGCACCATGACAACCGGTGACTGGCTGGGGACCGTCAATCGCATCCGGGATATCACGGCGCTCCGAAATAATCAGCTCCGCGGCTGGTTGAACTTTCATGCCAGCGAGCAGTTCCCCAACCAGGAAGAGTGCGACCGCCACGGACTGTTCACCTATGCGTCCTACCTGCTCGGCAACCAGTCACCGCTGTTTGCCTTTCAGTTCGAGTGCGCCATGGGTCCCGGCATCCACACGGAACCGACGCAGAACCTAACCCGTATCCGCTTGGGGAATCCCGTAGGTCCCTACCGGCAAACGTCCTTCCTCTACCGCAGGGATTATGACAACGGCCTGGTCCTTGTCAATCCCACGGATACCCAGCGCACGTATCAGCCGGCAGTACCGCTCTTTAACCCCTACACCTCTGCCGTCTATCCTGCCAATAGCACAATCCATGTTGCAACCCGAAGCGGGTTAGTACTTCTCAAAAACCCAGCCCGCAACCCCGCTGACCTGACCGACGAAGGAGATACTCCGGGAAACCAGGTGAATATTTACGACTACAATCTTTTAGTTGCTGACTTTGGCAAAACCGGCTCCCCGGGTTTTATTGCCGCTGATATTATTAAAGACGGCAGGGTGGATATTTTTGATTATAATATATTAGTAGAGAATTTTGAGAGATGA
- a CDS encoding cohesin domain-containing protein codes for MTNKKYLGLIVLILLGAVAVGSWFYLNKITVKPTPQSISGVKLYFLPESFSVKSGDNFTVALRIDPVGKKITAQELYFSFNSELVNLNRITTSTAFSVALMPAEINNQTGQASITLGAPPTAPVGEESDVLYLNFTAEDQVGRGVVKVENNSQVAAIGMTANVLEGFGALQLRINRK; via the coding sequence ATGACAAATAAAAAATACTTAGGTTTAATTGTTTTAATTTTGCTCGGTGCGGTTGCTGTTGGTAGTTGGTTTTATTTGAACAAAATAACAGTCAAACCAACTCCTCAATCTATTAGCGGAGTGAAACTTTATTTTCTGCCTGAAAGCTTTTCTGTTAAATCAGGCGATAATTTCACAGTTGCTTTACGAATAGACCCGGTTGGCAAAAAAATCACTGCTCAAGAGCTTTATTTTTCTTTTAATTCGGAGCTGGTTAACTTGAACAGAATTACCACCTCAACCGCCTTTTCAGTGGCTTTAATGCCGGCAGAGATTAATAATCAAACAGGCCAAGCTTCAATTACTCTTGGCGCTCCTCCGACTGCTCCGGTTGGCGAGGAATCTGATGTGCTTTATCTTAATTTTACTGCCGAAGATCAGGTGGGCAGGGGCGTGGTTAAAGTTGAAAACAACTCTCAAGTTGCGGCAATCGGAATGACCGCCAATGTTTTAGAGGGGTTTGGCGCCCTGCAATTAAGAATTAATAGGAAGTAA
- a CDS encoding cohesin domain-containing protein: MKKFFVVLFSSLIVIIQTGVVLAAPDTRLYFEPQNSSVNPDNSFSLKVKINPGTNRVSAIELYLSFDKTRLRLDSIGVSSAFSTVLKSAAINNTAGTASITVGSPPASPVSAVSDLVTLNFKAKTGAAAGNASVAVVNTTKAAALGETGNVIISSGYGSAVVSVVIPSPSPSPIYNDADLDLDGEVWLSDYNALLTVFGQTNSTPGWIRADILRNGRIDIYDYNALVVNFGFGH, translated from the coding sequence ATGAAAAAATTTTTTGTTGTGCTTTTTTCGAGCTTAATTGTTATTATTCAAACTGGAGTTGTCTTAGCAGCTCCGGATACTCGGCTTTATTTTGAACCACAGAACAGCTCTGTTAATCCAGATAATAGTTTTTCCCTGAAGGTTAAGATTAATCCTGGAACCAATCGGGTTAGCGCAATTGAGCTTTATCTTTCTTTTGATAAAACCAGACTGCGGCTAGATAGTATAGGTGTTTCCAGCGCCTTTTCTACTGTTTTAAAATCAGCGGCAATTAACAATACTGCTGGCACTGCTTCAATTACAGTTGGCAGTCCTCCGGCCTCGCCAGTCAGCGCCGTTTCTGATCTGGTTACTCTTAATTTTAAAGCCAAAACAGGAGCAGCGGCTGGCAATGCTTCTGTGGCTGTGGTTAACACCACCAAAGCCGCGGCACTGGGCGAAACCGGCAATGTGATTATTAGTTCTGGCTATGGCTCAGCAGTTGTTTCTGTTGTGATTCCTTCTCCCAGTCCAAGCCCGATTTACAATGATGCGGATTTGGATTTAGACGGCGAAGTTTGGCTTAGCGACTATAATGCTTTGCTGACTGTTTTTGGTCAAACTAATTCAACTCCAGGTTGGATTAGGGCTGATATTCTTAGAAATGGCAGAATAGACATTTATGACTACAATGCTTTAGTTGTGAATTTTGGCTTTGGGCATTAA
- a CDS encoding cohesin domain-containing protein produces MSNKIKVFFCSILAFLLLPIAVWAAPASSLYFEPKTIQSSVNKNFSLKLKINPGTNRVSAIELYLEFDANRLRLNSITPSSAFGIVLQPANIDNNQGKASVVLGAPPTAPVSSISDLVNLSFTTKTAGQTNISIPQQTEVVAINETGNVIVSYGQPALITISGSSLPVTPTPAVSFTPWPSLRPSSNPSFSPVVSVLPKPSPKSEETETGLFPNLKRYVQSYQKRETTEPEKDRSALPIFEFIKGIFSALGNFFKNLFK; encoded by the coding sequence TTGAGTAATAAAATTAAAGTCTTTTTTTGTTCAATTTTGGCTTTTTTGCTCTTGCCAATAGCCGTTTGGGCTGCTCCAGCAAGCTCGCTTTATTTTGAACCAAAAACAATCCAGAGCTCTGTTAATAAGAACTTTTCCTTAAAGCTGAAAATCAATCCCGGAACCAACCGAGTTAGCGCAATTGAGCTTTATTTAGAGTTTGACGCTAACAGATTAAGGCTTAATAGCATCACACCTTCTTCTGCTTTTGGGATAGTTCTTCAGCCTGCGAATATAGATAATAATCAAGGCAAAGCCTCTGTTGTTCTTGGCGCGCCGCCGACTGCGCCAGTAAGCAGCATTTCTGATTTGGTTAATTTAAGCTTCACCACAAAAACAGCCGGACAAACTAATATCAGCATTCCCCAGCAAACTGAAGTCGTAGCAATCAATGAGACCGGCAATGTGATTGTTTCTTATGGCCAGCCAGCTCTAATAACTATTTCTGGTTCTTCTTTGCCAGTTACGCCAACACCAGCTGTTTCCTTTACTCCTTGGCCATCTCTGCGCCCCAGTTCTAACCCGAGCTTTAGTCCAGTTGTTTCCGTTTTGCCAAAACCGTCTCCAAAATCTGAAGAGACCGAAACCGGTTTGTTTCCTAATTTAAAACGTTATGTTCAGAGTTATCAAAAAAGAGAAACTACAGAGCCAGAGAAAGACCGCAGCGCTTTGCCTATTTTTGAGTTTATCAAAGGAATTTTCAGCGCTTTGGGAAATTTCTTTAAGAACTTGTTTAAATGA